A section of the Branchiostoma lanceolatum isolate klBraLanc5 chromosome 19, klBraLanc5.hap2, whole genome shotgun sequence genome encodes:
- the LOC136425036 gene encoding serine/arginine repetitive matrix protein 1-like isoform X2, producing the protein MSIFGSRRSDRSRKSYKTRSLKDLSVEYGSDETVCPIFHVRYLGTLPVERSAREFVVPVVHMLYERGKDKSLPKRTLSIGGQGILIGYPKNAIGAPTPDVVPTRAVTYGIADNIHKDVFAFVMRTRSLDNPLMCLAFKTKKPEYATALALWLVRAIQEYGHSIGRPTPPSSVSNHHSRRPSSVFMSRSRSATKVLSNKINLLRRGSIKSLPGKTHIFRRPSAQSSKTATYGNGPVSRDYAVVRRRNHSGAHSAPQRGSHYANVDNYSRPERPRSYVNTQDLQYVTKVHERDTHRPVPREEPVYATVNKPRRSAPASPSRSNGAPAGTGFHLSANTSRRRPPPQEPGQYARGPAPQPRSLPPSPERTQRSAGSRERLLQHEMYATSLKDITVMSYAKPQQEEFHNNRPYIAPGAPNSNNRNYAHVSNNKTYAQQPVRHQVPNNISAPVVNSKPYNPVVNSKPYNPPPMPNNRNYSPGNNMKKNSSAPPLNYKPTYSPNHQPHTAPPPPKAILKNDTKSEKSSKSKRSRHSSKSGGKKQSYSLHQDELDNIDYDLFEHSGNESRPERSRVGSAGQQRSVFMSDSEEEWPPYRGSSTFKPVPVQSRDRVEI; encoded by the exons ATGTCGATCTTCGGCAGCAGAAGGAGCGACCGAAGCCGGAAGAGTTACAAGACGAGGTCGCTAAAGGATCTATCCGTGGAGTATGGCAGTGACGAAACCGTGTGTCCGATATTTCACGTTCGCTACCTGGGAACGCTACCTGTGGAGAGGTCAGCTAGGGAATTCGTAGTTCCAGTCGTACACATGCTTTACGAACGGGGGAAGGACAAGAGCCTCCCGAAGAGAACCCTGAGTATCGGCGGGCAGGGGATTCTCATCGGCTACCCGAAGAACGCGATCGGCGCCCCGACGCCCGACGTCGTCCCTACCCGGGCGGTGACCTACGGAATTGCAGACAACATTCACAAAGACGTGTTCGCGTTTGTCATGCGGACTCGCAGTCTGGACAACCCTCTTATGTGTTTAGCCTTTAAGACGAAGAAGCCGGAATACGCCACTGCGCTGGCCTTGTGGCTTGTCCGCGCTATCCAAGAGTACGGGCACAGCATCGGTCGCCCGACCCCACCGTCCTCTGTATCTAACCACCACAGCAGGCGGCCATCTTCTGTGTTCATGAGTCGGAGTCGTTCCGCAACAAAAGTGCTGTCCAACAAGATCAACCTCCTCAGGCGAGGGTCCATAAAATCCCTCCCGGGGAAAACGCACATCTTCCGCCGACCCTCGGCACAGAGCTCCAAGACTGCGACGTACGGTAACGGACCTGTGTCCAGAGACTACGCCGTTGTCAGGAGGAGGAACCATTCCGGGGCGCACAGCGCGCCACAAAGGGGAAGCCATTACGCGAACGTTGATAACTATTCACGCCCCGAGAGACCAAGGTCATACGTGAACACACAG GACCTGCAATATGTGACCAAAGTACACGAGCGGGACACACATCGGCCTGTCCCTCGGGAGGAACCGGTCTACGCCACCGTCAACAAACCCCGTCGGTCCGCCCCAGCCTCCCCTAGCCGCAGTAACGGGGCTCCAGCCGGTACGGGGTTCCACCTCTCCGCTAACACCTCCAGGAGACGGCCTCCGCCACAG GAGCCAGGGCAGTATGCCCGAGGGCCCGCCCCGCAACCGAGGTCCCTCCCGCCCTCACCCGAACGGACGCAAAGATCCGCGGGCTCTCGCGAGAGGTTGTTACAGCACGAGATGTACGCCACGAGCCTCAAAGACATCACTGTGATGAGTTACGCGAAGCCTCAGCAGGAGGAGTTCCACAACAACCGACCGTACATCGCTCCCGGAGCCCCCAACTCCAACAACAGAAACTACGCGCACGTCAGCAATAATAAAACATACGCGCAACAACCTGTCAGGCACCAAGTCCCGAACAACATCTCCGCACCTGTTGTGAATAGCAAACCTTACAACCCCGTAGTTAACAGCAAACCTTACAACCCTCCCCCCATGCCTAACAACAGAAATTATTCCCCTGGCAACAACATGAAGAAGAATTCTTCCGCTCCGCCCTTGAATTACAAGCCAACTTACTCGCCAAACCACCAACCCCATACTGCGCCGCCGCCACCAAAAGCGATCCTGAAAAACGACACAAAGAGTGAAAAATCGTCCAAGTCGAAAAGGTCGAGGCATTCTTCCAAGTCGGGTGGCAAGAAACAGTCGTATTCATTACATCAAGACGAGCTAGACAACATTGATTACGATTTGTTCGAGCATTCTGGAAATGAGAGTCGCCCAGAGAGGTCCCGGGTTGGCAGTGCAGGCCAGCAGCGGTCGGTGTTCATGTCGGACTCGGAGGAAGAGTGGCCTCCTTACCGAGGGTCCAGCACCTTCAAGCCGGTACCCGTCCAAAGTCGCGATCGAGTAGAGATCTAA
- the LOC136425036 gene encoding serine/arginine repetitive matrix protein 1-like isoform X1, with protein MSIFGSRRSDRSRKSYKTRSLKDLSVEYGSDETVCPIFHVRYLGTLPVERSAREFVVPVVHMLYERGKDKSLPKRTLSIGGQGILIGYPKNAIGAPTPDVVPTRAVTYGIADNIHKDVFAFVMRTRSLDNPLMCLAFKTKKPEYATALALWLVRAIQEYGHSIGRPTPPSSVSNHHSRRPSSVFMSRSRSATKVLSNKINLLRRGSIKSLPGKTHIFRRPSAQSSKTATYGNGPVSRDYAVVRRRNHSGAHSAPQRGSHYANVDNYSRPERPRSYVNTQDLQYVTKVHERDTHRPVPREEPVYATVNKPRRSAPASPSRSNGAPAGTGFHLSANTSRRRPPPQIIPDTTKTVSFEQKNNHNKNSSNHVLTTRDKRLNLIAPNRQLKQSQNKEFLFPQEPGQYARGPAPQPRSLPPSPERTQRSAGSRERLLQHEMYATSLKDITVMSYAKPQQEEFHNNRPYIAPGAPNSNNRNYAHVSNNKTYAQQPVRHQVPNNISAPVVNSKPYNPVVNSKPYNPPPMPNNRNYSPGNNMKKNSSAPPLNYKPTYSPNHQPHTAPPPPKAILKNDTKSEKSSKSKRSRHSSKSGGKKQSYSLHQDELDNIDYDLFEHSGNESRPERSRVGSAGQQRSVFMSDSEEEWPPYRGSSTFKPVPVQSRDRVEI; from the exons ATGTCGATCTTCGGCAGCAGAAGGAGCGACCGAAGCCGGAAGAGTTACAAGACGAGGTCGCTAAAGGATCTATCCGTGGAGTATGGCAGTGACGAAACCGTGTGTCCGATATTTCACGTTCGCTACCTGGGAACGCTACCTGTGGAGAGGTCAGCTAGGGAATTCGTAGTTCCAGTCGTACACATGCTTTACGAACGGGGGAAGGACAAGAGCCTCCCGAAGAGAACCCTGAGTATCGGCGGGCAGGGGATTCTCATCGGCTACCCGAAGAACGCGATCGGCGCCCCGACGCCCGACGTCGTCCCTACCCGGGCGGTGACCTACGGAATTGCAGACAACATTCACAAAGACGTGTTCGCGTTTGTCATGCGGACTCGCAGTCTGGACAACCCTCTTATGTGTTTAGCCTTTAAGACGAAGAAGCCGGAATACGCCACTGCGCTGGCCTTGTGGCTTGTCCGCGCTATCCAAGAGTACGGGCACAGCATCGGTCGCCCGACCCCACCGTCCTCTGTATCTAACCACCACAGCAGGCGGCCATCTTCTGTGTTCATGAGTCGGAGTCGTTCCGCAACAAAAGTGCTGTCCAACAAGATCAACCTCCTCAGGCGAGGGTCCATAAAATCCCTCCCGGGGAAAACGCACATCTTCCGCCGACCCTCGGCACAGAGCTCCAAGACTGCGACGTACGGTAACGGACCTGTGTCCAGAGACTACGCCGTTGTCAGGAGGAGGAACCATTCCGGGGCGCACAGCGCGCCACAAAGGGGAAGCCATTACGCGAACGTTGATAACTATTCACGCCCCGAGAGACCAAGGTCATACGTGAACACACAG GACCTGCAATATGTGACCAAAGTACACGAGCGGGACACACATCGGCCTGTCCCTCGGGAGGAACCGGTCTACGCCACCGTCAACAAACCCCGTCGGTCCGCCCCAGCCTCCCCTAGCCGCAGTAACGGGGCTCCAGCCGGTACGGGGTTCCACCTCTCCGCTAACACCTCCAGGAGACGGCCTCCGCCACAG ATCATCCCAGACACTACGAAGACTGTATCTttcgaacagaaaaacaaccATAACAAAAACTCCTCTAACCACGTCTTGACCACACGGGACAAGCGGTTGAACTTGATAGCACCCAACAGACAACTCAAGCAGTCCCAAAACAAGGAATTTTTGTTTCCACAGGAGCCAGGGCAGTATGCCCGAGGGCCCGCCCCGCAACCGAGGTCCCTCCCGCCCTCACCCGAACGGACGCAAAGATCCGCGGGCTCTCGCGAGAGGTTGTTACAGCACGAGATGTACGCCACGAGCCTCAAAGACATCACTGTGATGAGTTACGCGAAGCCTCAGCAGGAGGAGTTCCACAACAACCGACCGTACATCGCTCCCGGAGCCCCCAACTCCAACAACAGAAACTACGCGCACGTCAGCAATAATAAAACATACGCGCAACAACCTGTCAGGCACCAAGTCCCGAACAACATCTCCGCACCTGTTGTGAATAGCAAACCTTACAACCCCGTAGTTAACAGCAAACCTTACAACCCTCCCCCCATGCCTAACAACAGAAATTATTCCCCTGGCAACAACATGAAGAAGAATTCTTCCGCTCCGCCCTTGAATTACAAGCCAACTTACTCGCCAAACCACCAACCCCATACTGCGCCGCCGCCACCAAAAGCGATCCTGAAAAACGACACAAAGAGTGAAAAATCGTCCAAGTCGAAAAGGTCGAGGCATTCTTCCAAGTCGGGTGGCAAGAAACAGTCGTATTCATTACATCAAGACGAGCTAGACAACATTGATTACGATTTGTTCGAGCATTCTGGAAATGAGAGTCGCCCAGAGAGGTCCCGGGTTGGCAGTGCAGGCCAGCAGCGGTCGGTGTTCATGTCGGACTCGGAGGAAGAGTGGCCTCCTTACCGAGGGTCCAGCACCTTCAAGCCGGTACCCGTCCAAAGTCGCGATCGAGTAGAGATCTAA